CCCGAACGGGCGATGCGGATCGCCTCGGCCACGATGCGCGGCAGGTCCTGCACGTCGCGGACCACGTAGTTGTGCTTGGTGATGGGCAGCGTGATGCCGGTGATGTCGGCCTCCTGGAAGGCGTCGGTGCCCATCAGGTGCGAGGCGACGTTTCCGGTGATGGCCAGCAGCGGCACGCTGTCGAGCATGGCGTCGGCCAGTCCGGTCACGAGGTTCGTGGCGCCGGGACCGCTGGTGGCCATGCACACGCCGATCTCGCCCGTCGCCTTGGCCCACCCTTCTGCGGCGTGCGCGGCGCCCTGCTCGTGGCGGGCCAGGACGTGCCGGACTTCCGGGTAGTAGGTCAGGGCGTCGTACACGGGCATGATCGCCCCGCCGGGGTAGCCGAACACGGTGCTGATGCCGTGGCTGGCCAGCGTGGCCCACAGGGCCTTGGCGCCGTTCATGTCGCCCCGCCCGGGTTGGCCGGGCTCCTGCTTCGTCTGGTCGTGCGCGCTGTCTGAACTCATGACTCCTCCTTACTGCCTGCTGGACCTGCCTGCTGAACCTGCTGAACTGCCGTGCCCTGCTGAGAATGAAAAACCCCCGCTGGTGGGCGGGGGTGTGCGAAGTGGCGCGGACGCCTAGCCTCGGAAACCCCCGATGCTAAGAAGTACCACCACGATCTGCGCACTCATGCCTACACCATAGGCCGCTGCCTGAACCCGGTGCAAGCAGCGTCTAGACTGCCGGGCGTTCCGGCGCCGGGAACAAACGGACGTTCGTGCGTGGGGTTGAAGGTCAAAAGTTGATGGTTGATGGAGTTCGATTCCATCAACCATCAACCTTCATCCATCAACCCCTGGGTCCGGTCTCGTACACCGCCTGCCAGGGTTTGTACACGGTGCTGACCCGGTCGGTGCGCACGCCACTGGCGTCCTTGATGGTGCGGCTGATGTACAGGCTGTACCCGTCGGCGGCCCAGTCCACCTGGTTCACCTGACCGGGGCGCAGGTTGGGGTTCACCACGTACTTGGGCGCCGGGTGCGGCACGCGGGCCGTGATGACGGCCGGGTTGATGGTCACGGTCCGTTTGGGTTTCACGCCCCATACCTGCACGTCCAGCGTGCTGGTCTCGTTGTTGTTGATGGTCTTGATCAGGATGGGCGCGCCCGTATCGTTCTTCATCTTCAGGTCCAGGCCAGGATCGTACACGGCCGCCTCGAACCCCACCTGCGGTTCGTAGTACCCGACGCGGTACGAGTGCTGATTGCGTTCCACGACCGGCAGGCCCGCCTGGTACAGCGCGCGGAAGGCGGTGGTGCTGACCTGGCACACGCCGCCGCCCAGGCCGTCCACGGTGCGGCCCCCGCTGATGATCAGGCCGCCCACAAATCCGTTCGAGGCGTCGATGCCGCCCAGGGACTTCAGGAACGAGAAGACCTCTCCGGCAGGCACGACCGCGCCGTTGATCTTCGCGGCGGCGTTGGCGACGTTCGTGCGGCGCGCGGCGCTGGAGTGGTAGTAGGTGCTGCGGCCCGTGGCGATCAACTCCAGTTTCCCGGCGTCCGGGAGGCTCGCCAGGGTCAGGGTGGGTTTATCCACGCGGCTGGGGAACACCGCCGACTTCTGCGTGGCGTCCAGCACGCTCTTGCGGAAGATGGCGTACGCGGCGGCGCGGTCCGTGACCACCCCAGCGCTCTCCTTGACCTTCACGAGCTGCGTGCCTTTCAGGGCGTAACGGGCGTTCTTGGCGGGCTGATCGACGAAACCGGTCAGGCGGCCGAACGCAGCTTTCAGGGTCGTCTCGTCGGGCACGATCCCGGTTTCACGCACCCAGTACAGGTCCGCGACCTGCAGGGCGGTCAGGGTGCCGGTGCGGCCGGTCGTGCCGAGCGTCACCGTGAACGGGCGGGCCAGCGCGTTGCCCTGTTTCACGTAGGCGTTCAGCGCCTCGGTGGTGTACTGGGGTGGCTGTTCAGCCACCGTGACCGTCAGGGTGGTCAGGGCGGGACTGGCGACGTAGGTGTTCACGGCGCCGGTCACGTCGACCTTCACGCCGGTCACGCCGGGTTTCACGGCGTACCGCTTGCTGGCCTTGTCGAAGTACACGCTGGCGTTCCGGGGCGCGGTGTTCAGTCCGGCGGTCAATCTGGTCAGGGTGGCCCTGGCCTGCGCGGCGTCCACGGCGGCCGTCAGGGGGATGTCCTGCACCTGCGCCGCTCCGATCATGCCCTGCAGGCGTTCCAGCACGCCCCGCTCGGCGGTGATCTTCTGCGCGGCCTGCACGCTGGTTTCGGCGTCGGCGTGCCAGCCGAGCTTCGCGGCGCTGACCGTCCAGGTGTTCTTACCGGCGCTGACCGTCACCTGCGGCGCGTCGGCCACCCGGTTGCCCAGCGCGGCGAGAGCCTGCTCGCGGTTCATGCCGCCCACGTCCACGCCCGCGATCCGCAGGCCCGGCGCGATCTTGCCGTCTGCCTGCGTTGCCACGCCCATGGCCAGCGCCCCTCCGAGGAGTGCGACTGCCGTTATCCCTGCCACCCAGTACTTCATCGCCGTACAGTGTAAGGAAATTCACGCCGCTGTGGTTGAGGAAAGTCACCTTCCCCCGCCCACACCCACGTTCATTAAGTTTCTGACGCTGATGGTGAATGCTGTTGTGAGGAAGTGTACACCCCCGCCGGGCCGTCCGGCACCAGACGTGAAGACACCACCCGCCAGACCTGCCAGGGGTGGTGTCTTCAGGAGGGCGCTGCCTGCCCGGCTGCCTACTCGGTCTGGATGGCCTCGCCCTGCGCGGTCTCGCCGGCGGCGGCCTGCGCAGCCAGCTGGGCCTGCCGCTCGGCGCGGGGGTTCACGCCGTTCAGCACGCGCTCGAAGGCGGCCACGACCGCGTCGATCTGCTCGCGGCTGATCGTCACGGGCGGCAGGAAGCGCACGACCAGCGGCGTGGCCTGCAGGGCCAGCACGCCCTCGTCGTGTTCCAGCGCGTGGATGTACGGCGCGCTCTTTTCTTTCAGTTCCACGCCGATCATCAGGCCCAGGCCGCGCACCTCGCGGATCTTGGGGCTCTGGATGGCGCGCAACCGCTCCATGAAGTACTCGCCCTTCTCGCGGGCCTGTTCGGCCATGCCCTCGCGTTTCATGGCGCGGATGGTCGCCACGCCCGCCGCCATCGCCAGCGGGTTTCCGCCGAAGGTGCCGC
Above is a window of Deinococcus seoulensis DNA encoding:
- a CDS encoding VanW family protein — encoded protein: MGVATQADGKIAPGLRIAGVDVGGMNREQALAALGNRVADAPQVTVSAGKNTWTVSAAKLGWHADAETSVQAAQKITAERGVLERLQGMIGAAQVQDIPLTAAVDAAQARATLTRLTAGLNTAPRNASVYFDKASKRYAVKPGVTGVKVDVTGAVNTYVASPALTTLTVTVAEQPPQYTTEALNAYVKQGNALARPFTVTLGTTGRTGTLTALQVADLYWVRETGIVPDETTLKAAFGRLTGFVDQPAKNARYALKGTQLVKVKESAGVVTDRAAAYAIFRKSVLDATQKSAVFPSRVDKPTLTLASLPDAGKLELIATGRSTYYHSSAARRTNVANAAAKINGAVVPAGEVFSFLKSLGGIDASNGFVGGLIISGGRTVDGLGGGVCQVSTTAFRALYQAGLPVVERNQHSYRVGYYEPQVGFEAAVYDPGLDLKMKNDTGAPILIKTINNNETSTLDVQVWGVKPKRTVTINPAVITARVPHPAPKYVVNPNLRPGQVNQVDWAADGYSLYISRTIKDASGVRTDRVSTVYKPWQAVYETGPRG